The Oscillospiraceae bacterium genome contains the following window.
AGACGAAAAACGTGCCATGAATGATGTCATAGTCGCCCAGCATACGATTCAGCGGCAGGTTTTCTGCAATGCCGTTATCGTTGCAGACGATGCAGGCGTTATCTTTCCAAGGGTACACTGCCTCGATGGTGCCGCCGACAACTGCCTGCTCGGCTTCAAGGGTGTGCTCAATGTCGGCTTCGCGGGGGTACTTTCCGGGTTCAACGATCAGAACTTTCATCGGCATCCTCCTCATCAGAAGTTTCTTTCGGCGCATTTTTCTGCTTAACGGTCAGCAGCACGATTCCTGTCGCAGATGCAAGGGACACGACC
Protein-coding sequences here:
- a CDS encoding DUF3846 domain-containing protein — translated: MKVLIVEPGKYPREADIEHTLEAEQAVVGGTIEAVYPWKDNACIVCNDNGIAENLPLNRMLGDYDIIHGTFFVCGLTSNDFTDLTPQQMKRYEELYHDPQLFFLLGKTLCVEHTTPEEYARVMAPPPKTKESPER